The nucleotide sequence AGGATAAACGGTGTACTGAAGCTCCTGCTTTGCATTTGTACTGGTATTTTTTCCTGTGATCTCAACATTATCAAGCACGACACCTTCTTGATTGATCGACTGGTCAGAATGAAATACAAATCTAAAAATGACACGTTCGTTACCTACAAGATCGTCTAGTGAGGTCTTATAAGTGGTCATCTGGCTGTTAGTGCCTGTCCATTGTCCACCTTGACAGCTAAAGCAGTTATTGCCTTCATTTGATTTGTTGGAGCTGTACCAGTCTTCATCATCTGCATTACCTAGTAGATTCCAGTTATTCCCATTATCTGTCGAGTATTGAACATAGAATATATCCCAATCCTGCTCTAGGTCATAGGCCATATCAAACTTGAACTGGGCCGTATCCACATCAGCTAGGTTGTAGCATCCAGTGTATAGGTAGGCAACGGTCAGGTCTGTATAATTACCATCTAGATTTGTGGCATAAACTTGTTGACCATCTGCAGCCTTATTCAACAATCTGCCTTTAGGTGTACCGCGCTCCCAAAGGATGTTTGTGCTTTTTTCATTTAAAGTCACCAGAGTTTCTTGTTCAAAACCGTAGTTCTGGTTAAGATTTGCAGAATTGTTTTGAACGATGGTCAATGTTTTAAAATTGTTGCTCAAAAACTCATCGTTGTCTGCAGACACTTGTAATCTAAGTGTGTACGATCCTGGTTCAAGATTCAAATCATCAATATAGACGATTACTTCTTCTTGAGGGTCGATTTCTAGCTCGTAATCTCTGGACAGGTCTGCACCACCATTGATGGAATAAGTAAGAGTTACTTTGTTGATAGGGTTCATACCTGTATTCTCAAGCAGGACATCTACGATGTTACTGCCACAATCGATGGAACCACCATTATTGTTAGAGGCAGATTTCATGCGAATGTCATCCATAGGTTGTACAAACTCTACTTTAGTTTGCCATACACCACGACCATAGGTTCCAGCGGTCATGATCATATCATTAGGATTGATCTCGATGTCACGAACATTTACGTTAGGAAGATTATTGGAAAACTTAACCCAATTTCCAGACGCTTCCAGATATTTGAAAATACCTACCGTTGTTCCAACAAATAAGGCATTGTCTGCACTGTTTGCTAGGTGAGCCAAAGTGTTTTTACCTAAGTGTGGTAAATTAGAAGTAATGTCTTCAAAATTAGCACCCATATCATTGCTCATCATTATTTTACCATAAGCTGATCCGGTAGCTACATAAAGGATATTATCGTTATTGTTGTTTACTTCAATCGCTGTGATTTCTCCAGGAAGTTCTTTGATCCAGGTAAATTCCTTACCACCATCTGTACTTCTAAACAATTGCGCATCCACCGCCACATACATGATATCTTCATTGATAGGATCGATTTCCAAAACATCGATATTACCCGTAAAGCTTGAGGATACGGCTACAAATCTATCGCCGTCTACTTTGTATAATTTGTTATAACCGGCATAGATATCACCTGTGCTGGTAGTTTTAAGAGGAGTGATCCAGTTCCCTTGTGTAGGTCCTTCTATTTTCTTCTTAAATGATCCAGCGTCGTCTGTAATGTAAAGACCAGAACCAAACTGTGTAAAACTGTAACGTACATCAGAGTTGTTAGGATCTATACCTGCATCCATTCCATCAGCTCCATGAAAATTTTTCCAAGTGTTGCCGCTGCGAGTAAACCCACCATTGTCTTGTAAACCACCAGTGATGTTGCTACTGGATTTAGACCCTACCGCGATACGGTAAAATTGGCCTATTTGAAGACCGCTAGTTAGATCTGTAAATGAAGTGGCCTCGTTACTACTTCTATAAACACCACCATCAGAAAGAACAAACAGCTCACCATTAAATTCTCTTATTTGGTGAATGTCTGCATGTGTATAGGTAGGTGATTCTGGATTGTTCCAAGTGTTGATGCGATCAAAATTACTACCACCATCAACAGACTTCCACACGTTGAGTGCTCCAGTATAAATTACATTGGCATCAGATTGCGATACTTCCAAAGCTAGGTTGTACCAAGCTTGTTTATTCTCAAGAATATCAACACCATCATCCTTTCTAGCAAAAGAATCACCACCATCAGTAGACTGGTAAACGCCCATGAAGCTATTTTCAACACCTGCTGCCAAAATATAGACTACTGATGCATCTGCTTTTGTAACACCTATAACCATTCGTGTAATGCCAGTAGGTAAACCTAAATTGATTTGGGTAAAAGTCTCACCAGCATCAACCGACTTATAGAAGGAGTTGGGCGTTGCTAGGTAGATAATGTTGGGGTTACTCGTATTTATCTTGATATCCTTTACGTTACCGCTAAAAATTTTCTTCACGGTAGTCCCTGCATTCATGGATTTGAACAATCCCTTGTTGGATGCAATGTAGAGGTTGTCATTGTTAGATGGATCAATATAAATCTCGCTTATATTGGCACCAGGATCATTAAAAGTAAGTCCAGTTGTTGTAAAGCTGTCGCCACCATTAGTAGACTTAAGCATTCCTATGCTTGAGGAATCACCAGCGTCATCATCACCAGTTCCTATATAAACAACATTAGAGTTATTAGCGTCAATTGCGATAGCGCTAACTCCTATTTGGGAAAGAAAATCAGTCAGTGGAGTCCAGTGTTGTCCTGCGGTGGTAGATTTCCACAAGCCACCAGAAGGCGCGCCCACATAATACACGTCACTGTTATTAGGATCTACCGCTATAGTATTTATTCTTCCTTGACCAGGTGACCAGGAAGAAGTGTTTTCATAAGTAAAAGGTCCAACCGGATTCCAGCTGGATTTATCTACGTAACCATCTTTTGGTTGCATGAACCCTAGAAGTTGCTCAGCTACTTCTTGACCTGATTGTACAGTACCATCAGGTTTTACATAAGGTTTGGCTCTTTCAAGCCATCTTAGGAATGGCTTGTAACCACTTCCTTTGGCGTTTTTGTTATGAGAAGACCAGTATTGTTCTCCAGCAGTCTTGACTTGATCATACTTGATATCGCCAGTACTTTTTTGTACCGCGATGTCTTTCATCCATGGAGCATCGGTTCCCAATTGGGCAGAAACCGTAAAGGATGCTAAAAGGATAATTAAAGTAATGATTCTCATAAATCTGTGCTCAATGTTCAAGCAATATACTCCTGTAAGAGGCGTACGGTTTTCACTATTCTTTAGCTGGTAGCGTTATGAGTTCAATGGCAACAATACTCGATTAACGGCGCTTATAGAGGTCCGTTAAACGATAAAATTTGTTGTTAAAATGTGTTAATAAAAAACGGGATGCGTTTTGAAACTCTTGTATAATAGGACTTTGGAGTGGTTTCAGGTGACTAGAGAAAAGGTTTCCTTCATCGGCGATTGACACACGAGCCTTAATTTGTGCCTTATCGGGATTTCAATTCTTTGATGTAGGAAGCATCCCAGTTTCTTTTCATTTCAGTCAGGCTAGCTACATTGTCATTGGGTACCGCGATGGACAAAACATAATGAGCGATGACAGGCTTGCCATTTTGTTCTTTAATCACGCCACTACCACGACATATTCCCATTTGTGTGTCCAGCAGCTCATCAAAATAAGTGACACCATTAACGCTGTAAACATTACGTTCCAGCGAGGTAAAAGACCAGGCTTTTCCTTTATCAAAAAAGGGCTTAGCAAATGCTTTAAATTCTTCTAGCTGCCAGTTTTCTGTTGCATCAGTTCCTATAAAAACAGCATCGTTTGACATAAGGTCAAAATAGGTTTCAAATTGCGCATTAGCAGCAGCTTTGTGCCATTGATCTATGACCTGGTTCACTTGAGGTTCAGGTATGGTTTGATAGCTTGAACAGCCAGTGATGAAAAGTGCGAGGAATGCTACAAACAGAAAAGATCTCATATCGATAAATTGAAGTTCAATATAATTAAAGGTATTTTCATACCATGAAAATCGACAATAAAAAACATCGTTGTGGCTGGTGCGGGCAGGATCCTTTGTATCAACAATACCACGATCAAGAATGGGGCGTTCCCGTTTATGATGACCAGCGGCTGTTTGAATTTCTTATTCTAGAGACCATGCAGGCAGGATTGAGCTGGATCACCATTCTCAAAAAGAGAGAAAATTATAGGGAAGCGTTGGATCATTTTGACGCTGTAAAAATTGCCGAATACGATGATGAGAAGCATCAAGAACTACTCTCAAATCCTGGTATTATAAGAAACAAGCTCAAGATAAAATCCATCACCACAAATGCGCAGATATTCTTGGATCTGCAGCAAAGACACGGCAGTTTCTCAAAATTTATCTGGTCCTATGTCGATCACAAGCCCATTACCAATCACTGGAAAACCTACAAGGACATCCCGCCAAACACACCACTTTCAGACCAACTTTCAAAAGATCTTAAAAAAATGGGTTTTAAGTTTGTAGGCAGCACCATTGTCTATGCCTTCATGCAGGCGACAGGAATGGTTAATGATCACGAGATCAATTGTTACCGTTATGATGAAGTATAGTTGGTGGTTTTTTATGGTTATCGCTTTCGCGAAAGCGAACTCATTACAAGCGCAATCTTCTCAAGTAAAAATCGAAAAGGAAGAACGCATTGATCAAACTAACGTTCCAGCACCCATCATTGCAACCATTGCAGATCTAGCCAAAGACCGCAACGTCAAATACTACAAAGAGACAGATGGCGACCGAGTAAGCTTTGAAGGCAAATTCAAAAAAGATGGTAATCGTTATAGTGCAGAATTCAATGTCACAGGAATACTGGAAGATGTAGAAGTTGAGGTGGAAAAAAAATCGTTGGATGAAAACTTACGCACCGCCATTGCATCTAGGCTTGATAGTATTGCAAGTCGCTGGCGCATCGAGAAGATACAAGAGCAATATTTGCCAAAGTCTAGCATATCGCAGTTAAATCAAAATATCGATGAACGCACCTTTGACAATCTCGAGCTTATCGTAGCTTTTAAAACAGATGGAAAAATATACAGAAAGGAATTATTGTTTAACTCAAAAGGATCTTTGAAACTATCTAGAGATGTAAAAAGAATAGCCTATGACTTCCTTCTTTTTTAGAATTCTAATGCTTTTAATGCCTGTACTGGCCATGAGTCAGGTGGCAGATCGATTGGTTTTTCAGCCAGCGATCAAAGTCTCGTGGAACCCAGCTTCTAGATGGAGCTTTAACACAGCGGTGGAACAAAGAACGCAGATTAATGATGATGCGCAGGCGATTAGTATGCAGCTTACTCAATTTGGACAGTATGAAGTAGGTTTTTATTCCCAGATAGGAATAGGCGTGATGTATAGGGAATTATTTGATGACAACCTGCCTGAGGAAGTACGGTTTATGGAACAGTATGTCTACACTAAAAAATACAATCAATTACAACTAGCTCATCGACTGCGCTGGGACCAGCGTTTGCGAGGTGATCGCTTAACACATCGCTGGCGTTATCGTCTTTCAGGATCCATACCTCTCAACGGTAACGATTTGAATCCGTCAGAATATTATGTGGTTTCCCATCTAGAAACCTTATTCATTGCGGAAGATGGTTTACGTCCCATCTATGAACAGCGCGTCGGTTTAGGAATAGGTAGGCAGATAGGATCCAACTACAAGTTGCAATTCAACACACAATATCGATGGCTGGATATCACAGCTGCGACGACAACGTCCCTATTTTTGAATGTGGCTCTTTACGCCAGCCTATAGATAGGATAGAAAAACCTGTCTATCGATCTCTATGGCGCCCAAGCTGGCGAGGTGATCATTGTACAGTTGTGCGTCGATCAGATTATAATCGTCTTTGGTCAACTTCTCTACCAGATACCAAAGCGCCATTTTACTAGCGTCGGTTTTATGGGAGAACATGCTCTCGCCACAAAATATTCCTTGAGTTTTAAGGTCTATACCATATAAACCACCTACCAACAGGTCATTATCAAAAACCTCGATGCTCTTTGCCACTCCTAATTGATGTAGTGCCGTGTATGCGGTAATCATCTCTTTATTGATCCAGGTACCTTCATGTAAACCTCTTTTGGCATTCATGCAGGCGCGCATCACGTCTTCAAAACAGGTGTTTTCCTTGATGTGATATCCTTTGTTTCTGCGGCTTTGTCTCAGAGATTTTGAAACCTTCATGGGCTTTTGAGACTTGAGGTCAAAAACCATTCTGGGATCTGGAGACCACCAGCAGATAGGATCACCGTCGCTGTACCAGGGAAAAATTCCAGACCGGTAGGCGAGCAGCAAGCGCTCCACACTCAAATCACCACCTATGGCCAGTAGGCCATGAGCATCTGCCGTGTTGGGATGCGGGAATTCAAGATCAGGACCTAAAATTTTCATGGTTACTTAAATGTCTAAAAGAGTGTGGTTAATAAAAAAGCTGCCTCTCAATGTTTGCTCTAGCGTGCTGCGATCGCCATCAAAAACTGATGAGCAACTTGTGACACAACATAGGCAACCTCACCGTGAAGCAGCTTTTATTTCAATAAATTATTTTCCTAGAAAGGAAGATCGTCGTGATCTTCATCGCTAGAATTCTTGATGGGCTCATACTCATCAAATGGTGGTACTTCACCAGCGCCTGGCGCAGCTGCACCTACTTTTTCAATACGCCATCCTGTGATGGAGTTGAAATATTTGATCTCGCCTTGAGGGCTTTGCCATTCACGACCGCGCAAATTGATACCAACCTTAACTGGGTCGCCTACATTGAAGGCGTCCAACAGACTCGTCTTGTCCTGTACGAACTCAATCATAAGGGGTTGTGGGTATTGCTCTTCAGTCGTTACGACCATCTCGCGTTTCTGGAAACCATTCGATCCATAAGTTTTGGTTTCTCCTATTAGTTTGATTTTTCCTTGAACTTCCATAATTATGATAATAAAATTTTCCAAGCATCGGCGATCTGGTTTTTAGCGATCAGTTCCTTTGCTTTCTTATGTTTTTCTTTTGTGTCGAGGTGTGAAAGGTTTTCCGCTTTCGCGAAAGCGAGAACCTCATCATCCTCAGGTATTTCGCTCAAATTTCCTAGTCTGCCCAGGTCATTGCCGGTAAGTACCTCGCTGTTTCTAGCGTGATCTGGCAAGGCATCAACGCCTACGCCATGGTTTCTGGTAGGTTTTTCTACTTCAAACATGGCATCTTTAGAACGGCAGTACCAGTTGCCGCCCATGCGCGCGACTGTATCAATCTTGAATGGGTCGATGCTATCGTTCTCGTCCAATATTTGGTCGTCAATGTGAATCATCACGACTTCACAAATAACGAGGCTGCCAGCGCCACCATTGTCTCCCAATTCTTTAATGTTAATGACTTTACACTCAAATTGAACGGGACTTTCTGCAACTCTAGGTGGTTTGACCAGTTCGCTTTTTACAGCAGTAAGGCCAGACTTTACAAATTCATCAACGCCAGTAGCATACTCTGTACTGGCCAGCGACATTTGCTGTACCATATTGTAATTTACCACACTAATCACTACCTCGGCATTTTGCTGCACGTTGATAAGCGTATCCTTTATTGTTCCATCACGACCGCGGCGCACTGGTGAAAATACGAGTATAGGCGGTTTTGCGCTAAACACGTTAAAGAATGAAAATGGTGATAGATTTACCTTGCCATCATTATCTACCGTGCTCGCAAACGCAATAGGTCGTGGCTGTACGGCACCTACAAGGTGGCCATACAACTGCGGATTCTCGATATCTTCTGGTCTAATTTTCATGCGGTTGCTGCAAGATTTCAAAGGTACAGATTCTGTAAGCTGTTTGCAATATCAACTGCGATAGTTGCATGTACTTTTGAAGAGATTATCACGTTATTGGAATAGTTGTATTTTTAGTAGGGCATAGGTAGGCACAGCAGCTTGACGCAGCCCATAAATAGGATAGTTCACTTCATGAATTTTACTTCAAACAGGAATATACTGCGATGGATCATCATTGCTTTTGCCATATTTATTACTTCAATCATTTTATGGAATACCTATCTATTCTTTCAAAAGCTGAAGGAATCTGAGCGTAAGAATATGCAGGAATATGCGATCATGCTCAAGGACTTGAGCAACGAGTCGCTGGATGCAGACATAGGTGAGTTAGGGTTGACTGTGGCTGGGAACACTACTGGTGCACCCATCATAAGCGAAGATTACAAA is from Nonlabens sp. YIK11 and encodes:
- a CDS encoding T9SS type A sorting domain-containing protein — protein: MRIITLIILLASFTVSAQLGTDAPWMKDIAVQKSTGDIKYDQVKTAGEQYWSSHNKNAKGSGYKPFLRWLERAKPYVKPDGTVQSGQEVAEQLLGFMQPKDGYVDKSSWNPVGPFTYENTSSWSPGQGRINTIAVDPNNSDVYYVGAPSGGLWKSTTAGQHWTPLTDFLSQIGVSAIAIDANNSNVVYIGTGDDDAGDSSSIGMLKSTNGGDSFTTTGLTFNDPGANISEIYIDPSNNDNLYIASNKGLFKSMNAGTTVKKIFSGNVKDIKINTSNPNIIYLATPNSFYKSVDAGETFTQINLGLPTGITRMVIGVTKADASVVYILAAGVENSFMGVYQSTDGGDSFARKDDGVDILENKQAWYNLALEVSQSDANVIYTGALNVWKSVDGGSNFDRINTWNNPESPTYTHADIHQIREFNGELFVLSDGGVYRSSNEATSFTDLTSGLQIGQFYRIAVGSKSSSNITGGLQDNGGFTRSGNTWKNFHGADGMDAGIDPNNSDVRYSFTQFGSGLYITDDAGSFKKKIEGPTQGNWITPLKTTSTGDIYAGYNKLYKVDGDRFVAVSSSFTGNIDVLEIDPINEDIMYVAVDAQLFRSTDGGKEFTWIKELPGEITAIEVNNNNDNILYVATGSAYGKIMMSNDMGANFEDITSNLPHLGKNTLAHLANSADNALFVGTTVGIFKYLEASGNWVKFSNNLPNVNVRDIEINPNDMIMTAGTYGRGVWQTKVEFVQPMDDIRMKSASNNNGGSIDCGSNIVDVLLENTGMNPINKVTLTYSINGGADLSRDYELEIDPQEEVIVYIDDLNLEPGSYTLRLQVSADNDEFLSNNFKTLTIVQNNSANLNQNYGFEQETLVTLNEKSTNILWERGTPKGRLLNKAADGQQVYATNLDGNYTDLTVAYLYTGCYNLADVDTAQFKFDMAYDLEQDWDIFYVQYSTDNGNNWNLLGNADDEDWYSSNKSNEGNNCFSCQGGQWTGTNSQMTTYKTSLDDLVGNERVIFRFVFHSDQSINQEGVVLDNVEITGKNTSTNAKQELQYTVYPNPSSGIFNLNWKMDSEYNYQVTDITGKQILRSATIDNKKETLDLTGFAPGMYFLTLSSNGDSTTQKLLVR
- a CDS encoding nuclear transport factor 2 family protein, which produces MRSFLFVAFLALFITGCSSYQTIPEPQVNQVIDQWHKAAANAQFETYFDLMSNDAVFIGTDATENWQLEEFKAFAKPFFDKGKAWSFTSLERNVYSVNGVTYFDELLDTQMGICRGSGVIKEQNGKPVIAHYVLSIAVPNDNVASLTEMKRNWDASYIKELKSR
- a CDS encoding DNA-3-methyladenine glycosylase I, whose protein sequence is MKIDNKKHRCGWCGQDPLYQQYHDQEWGVPVYDDQRLFEFLILETMQAGLSWITILKKRENYREALDHFDAVKIAEYDDEKHQELLSNPGIIRNKLKIKSITTNAQIFLDLQQRHGSFSKFIWSYVDHKPITNHWKTYKDIPPNTPLSDQLSKDLKKMGFKFVGSTIVYAFMQATGMVNDHEINCYRYDEV
- a CDS encoding DUF2490 domain-containing protein, which encodes MTSFFFRILMLLMPVLAMSQVADRLVFQPAIKVSWNPASRWSFNTAVEQRTQINDDAQAISMQLTQFGQYEVGFYSQIGIGVMYRELFDDNLPEEVRFMEQYVYTKKYNQLQLAHRLRWDQRLRGDRLTHRWRYRLSGSIPLNGNDLNPSEYYVVSHLETLFIAEDGLRPIYEQRVGLGIGRQIGSNYKLQFNTQYRWLDITAATTTSLFLNVALYASL
- the aat gene encoding leucyl/phenylalanyl-tRNA--protein transferase is translated as MKILGPDLEFPHPNTADAHGLLAIGGDLSVERLLLAYRSGIFPWYSDGDPICWWSPDPRMVFDLKSQKPMKVSKSLRQSRRNKGYHIKENTCFEDVMRACMNAKRGLHEGTWINKEMITAYTALHQLGVAKSIEVFDNDLLVGGLYGIDLKTQGIFCGESMFSHKTDASKMALWYLVEKLTKDDYNLIDAQLYNDHLASLGAIEIDRQVFLSYL
- a CDS encoding DUF3127 domain-containing protein — encoded protein: MEVQGKIKLIGETKTYGSNGFQKREMVVTTEEQYPQPLMIEFVQDKTSLLDAFNVGDPVKVGINLRGREWQSPQGEIKYFNSITGWRIEKVGAAAPGAGEVPPFDEYEPIKNSSDEDHDDLPF
- a CDS encoding flavin reductase family protein, which gives rise to MKIRPEDIENPQLYGHLVGAVQPRPIAFASTVDNDGKVNLSPFSFFNVFSAKPPILVFSPVRRGRDGTIKDTLINVQQNAEVVISVVNYNMVQQMSLASTEYATGVDEFVKSGLTAVKSELVKPPRVAESPVQFECKVINIKELGDNGGAGSLVICEVVMIHIDDQILDENDSIDPFKIDTVARMGGNWYCRSKDAMFEVEKPTRNHGVGVDALPDHARNSEVLTGNDLGRLGNLSEIPEDDEVLAFAKAENLSHLDTKEKHKKAKELIAKNQIADAWKILLS